A genome region from Arthrobacter sp. SLBN-100 includes the following:
- a CDS encoding S1C family serine protease has product MSISTSQGLRRPARFGTLAGAAVLAASLTLAACTSQDPPGPTETSGASTAGSSTSPSAATSSGTSASAAAGNPAPAPDAAGGIPELVENLAPSVVTIFTESGLGSGVVYSEDGLIITNEHVISGNTRVEVGFADGQRVQGTVKASDPVTDLALVQADRKGLPKPTYQSTLPRVGEGAVVLGSPLGFENTATAGIISGLHRSIPGSASNSLSLVDLIQTDAPISPGNSGGAVINMRGEIIGISEAYIPPSAGAVSLGFAIPAATAVQVAEELLADGTAEHAYLGLTPGELTPQIADQLGIGESTGVVVLSVDEDGPAGRAGIRPGDVLESMEGVELNAPEKLLAELRNRNPGDTVSFKVKRGDQSLDLKADLIDRPTQ; this is encoded by the coding sequence TTGAGCATCAGCACCAGCCAGGGATTACGCCGTCCTGCCCGCTTCGGCACACTGGCCGGAGCCGCAGTGCTGGCAGCTTCCCTGACCCTGGCCGCCTGCACTTCCCAGGATCCTCCTGGGCCGACCGAAACCTCCGGTGCCAGTACGGCGGGAAGCAGCACCTCGCCGTCGGCCGCCACGTCGTCGGGCACCAGCGCTTCAGCGGCCGCCGGCAACCCCGCTCCGGCCCCCGATGCGGCCGGCGGCATTCCCGAACTGGTGGAGAACCTGGCCCCCTCGGTGGTGACCATCTTCACCGAAAGCGGGCTGGGCAGCGGCGTTGTGTATTCCGAGGACGGGCTCATCATTACCAATGAGCACGTGATCAGCGGCAACACCAGGGTGGAGGTTGGTTTCGCTGACGGCCAGCGGGTCCAGGGGACGGTCAAGGCCAGCGACCCAGTCACCGACCTGGCCCTGGTACAGGCTGACCGGAAGGGCCTGCCCAAGCCCACCTACCAGAGCACGCTGCCCCGGGTGGGCGAGGGCGCCGTGGTGCTGGGTTCCCCGCTGGGCTTCGAGAACACGGCCACGGCCGGGATCATCTCCGGGCTGCACCGGTCCATCCCGGGCTCGGCCTCCAACAGCCTGTCCCTGGTGGACCTGATCCAGACGGACGCACCGATCAGCCCGGGTAACTCCGGCGGCGCCGTGATCAACATGCGCGGCGAAATCATTGGTATCAGCGAGGCTTACATCCCACCATCGGCCGGTGCTGTTTCCCTCGGTTTTGCCATCCCGGCGGCCACGGCCGTGCAGGTGGCGGAGGAACTGCTGGCCGACGGCACAGCCGAACACGCCTACCTCGGCCTGACCCCGGGCGAACTGACGCCGCAGATCGCGGACCAGCTGGGCATCGGGGAGAGTACCGGCGTCGTGGTTCTGTCCGTGGATGAGGACGGCCCGGCGGGACGGGCAGGAATCCGCCCCGGTGACGTCCTGGAGTCCATGGAAGGCGTGGAGCTGAATGCTCCCGAGAAACTCCTGGCCGAACTGCGCAACCGCAACCCCGGCGATACCGTCAGTTTCAAAGTCAAGCGCGGCGACCAGAGCCTTGACCTCAAAGCGGACCTGATCGACCGGCCAACACAGTAG
- a CDS encoding MBL fold metallo-hydrolase yields the protein MIRRKEVQPTGAHPIAVAEGVHQVRTGMGRMSSHVYLVESGPGWVLVDAGWPGAERVITAAAESLFGTGARPAAIVLTHIHPDHTGAAPGLARKWDVPVYVHPDELPLARGVLLDEYANPLDRWVLRPLMMLLPKGTLPATDMTGVVRILEPGAGVPGLPDWRCVPTPGHTPGHIALFRESDRVLLTGDAVLATDVNSVRGLLTGGSRVSGPPWIATWDRPTAEASIAALARLRPRLLASGHGPAVSAPQAARQLEELAARVTAARRPGLPIDYQGVAAVRVGGPEVLEVIRRRLRAPRRGEARVRVEACSVSAVDVQARKGLSTYPPRFPFVPGYAVVGVVDAVGAGVTAVAAGDRVVVMTEKGGYAEYIFVSSHPMMGVSAGLDAGEVVAVGLNYLVAHQTLSRVARIRRGQAILVTGAAGGIGTALIQLGQLLQLRIYGADLPSKHPWLVDHGVVPLGARAEDAVKALQRMEPDGVDAVLDGRGGDWVRAGLAVLRPGGVLVEYANPGSPASTFKLMVRAIKQNLVPKGKRIRLYGTTSWRLDRKPLMDAWATLYELLEARKIAPVIAGRFPLLDARQAHLRLEDGDVVGNLALVAGSP from the coding sequence ATGATCAGGCGCAAAGAGGTGCAGCCCACTGGCGCCCACCCTATCGCCGTCGCCGAGGGGGTGCACCAGGTGCGCACGGGCATGGGACGGATGTCCTCCCACGTCTATCTGGTTGAGTCCGGGCCGGGGTGGGTGCTGGTGGATGCCGGCTGGCCCGGGGCGGAGCGGGTGATCACTGCGGCTGCAGAATCACTCTTCGGCACGGGCGCGCGGCCGGCGGCGATCGTGCTGACCCACATCCATCCAGACCACACCGGCGCGGCGCCCGGGCTGGCCCGGAAATGGGACGTGCCCGTGTACGTCCACCCCGACGAACTGCCGCTGGCCCGCGGTGTCCTGCTGGACGAGTACGCCAATCCCCTGGACCGGTGGGTGCTGCGGCCACTGATGATGCTGCTGCCGAAGGGGACCTTGCCCGCGACGGACATGACCGGCGTCGTGCGCATCCTCGAACCAGGGGCGGGCGTGCCCGGGCTGCCGGACTGGAGATGCGTGCCCACGCCGGGGCACACTCCCGGGCACATCGCCCTTTTCCGGGAATCCGACCGCGTGCTGCTCACGGGAGATGCTGTACTGGCCACCGATGTGAACTCCGTGCGCGGACTGCTGACCGGAGGATCGCGGGTAAGCGGCCCGCCTTGGATTGCCACGTGGGACCGGCCGACGGCGGAGGCTTCCATCGCTGCCTTGGCCCGGCTTCGGCCCCGGCTGCTGGCCAGTGGACATGGGCCCGCAGTCTCCGCGCCCCAGGCGGCCCGACAGCTGGAGGAGCTTGCGGCACGGGTCACAGCTGCGCGGCGGCCCGGTTTGCCCATCGACTACCAGGGTGTAGCCGCGGTCCGGGTGGGCGGCCCGGAGGTGCTGGAAGTAATACGACGGCGGCTGAGGGCGCCGCGGCGGGGCGAGGCCAGGGTGCGGGTGGAGGCCTGCAGCGTGAGCGCAGTGGATGTGCAGGCCCGCAAAGGGCTTTCGACGTACCCGCCAAGGTTCCCCTTTGTGCCCGGCTACGCCGTGGTTGGGGTGGTGGACGCCGTAGGAGCCGGCGTCACCGCCGTTGCCGCCGGGGACCGTGTTGTCGTAATGACGGAAAAGGGCGGGTATGCCGAGTACATCTTCGTGAGCTCGCACCCGATGATGGGGGTTTCCGCCGGACTGGACGCCGGCGAGGTGGTGGCTGTTGGACTGAACTACCTCGTGGCCCACCAGACACTGTCCCGGGTGGCCCGGATCCGGCGGGGCCAGGCCATTCTTGTCACCGGCGCCGCAGGCGGGATTGGAACCGCGCTCATCCAACTCGGGCAATTGCTGCAGCTGAGGATCTACGGAGCGGACCTTCCCTCCAAGCACCCGTGGCTGGTTGATCATGGCGTGGTGCCCTTGGGCGCGCGGGCTGAGGACGCGGTGAAGGCCCTGCAGCGCATGGAGCCTGATGGGGTGGACGCCGTGCTCGACGGAAGGGGCGGGGACTGGGTGCGGGCCGGCCTGGCGGTACTCCGGCCCGGCGGCGTCCTCGTGGAGTACGCCAACCCCGGCAGCCCCGCCTCCACCTTCAAGCTCATGGTCCGGGCCATAAAACAGAACCTGGTCCCGAAGGGGAAGAGGATCCGCCTGTATGGGACGACGTCCTGGCGGCTGGACCGGAAGCCGCTGATGGACGCCTGGGCAACGCTGTACGAACTGCTGGAAGCCCGGAAGATCGCACCGGTGATAGCAGGCCGGTTCCCCCTGCTCGACGCCAGGCAGGCCCATCTCCGGCTGGAAGACGGGGACGTGGTGGGCAATCTCGCCCTGGTGGCAGGCAGCCCCTGA
- a CDS encoding VOC family protein gives MSLRLNTVTTVLPVDDPQRARRFYTEKLGLPHRGMTDDGSELLGTNGGPMLQLMPVSDGKHSDHTALSFEVTDIERTVRDMEARGVQFQDYDLPNLRTKDHICTTNSEKCAWFMDTEHNILCVHESLGVEAEYEL, from the coding sequence ATGAGCCTTAGATTGAACACAGTCACAACCGTCCTGCCAGTCGATGATCCACAGCGCGCCCGCCGGTTCTATACGGAAAAACTCGGACTCCCGCACCGTGGCATGACGGACGACGGAAGTGAACTCCTCGGCACCAACGGCGGCCCCATGCTGCAGCTGATGCCAGTATCGGATGGCAAACATTCCGATCACACTGCACTGAGCTTTGAGGTGACGGACATCGAACGCACGGTCCGGGACATGGAGGCCAGGGGAGTGCAGTTCCAGGACTACGACCTGCCGAACCTCAGGACCAAGGACCATATCTGCACTACGAATTCCGAGAAGTGCGCCTGGTTTATGGACACCGAGCACAACATCCTCTGCGTCCATGAATCACTTGGCGTCGAGGCTGAGTACGAGCTCTAA
- the paaZ gene encoding phenylacetic acid degradation bifunctional protein PaaZ, with the protein MTTTATAPQATVDTVETVPSFIMDGWWTPDDSSTGSAVPVRDASTGEILAKVSTEGLDLGAVVEYGRATGQAELGRLTFHQRALKLKELAQYLNARREHFYTFSAQTGATKVDSMIDIDGGIGVLFTFGSKGRRELPNSQVVVDGPMEVLSKDGSFAGEHIYTRIPGVAVQINAFNFPVWGMLEKFAPAFIAGVPTIVKPATPTGYVAAAVVKAIVESNILPKGSLQLISGSVRGLLDVLDYRDVVAFTGSASTALSLKSHPNVVQGGVRFTSETDSLNAAILGPDAVEGTPEFDAFVKSVVTEMTAKAGQKCTAIRRAIVPQELVPAVSAAIGKRINERIVLGDPRADGVTMGALASVEQLNDVRAAVQSMLDAGGELAYGTLASPSVTSADGSTGVVDGGAFMAPVLLNWQDPEAEEVHSLEAFGPVSSVIGYKDIPDAVRLAARGNGSLVASVCTNDPAVARELVTGIAAHHGRVLMLNREDARSSTGHGSPVPHLVHGGPGRAGGGEELGGIRSVMHHMQRTAIQGSPNMLTAVTGIWHTGADRNFTVETEGTHPFQKSLKTLRVGDAVRSDLRQVTLEDITAFANSTGDTFYAHTNQEAAEANPFFPGIVAHGYLLLSWAAGLFVEPAPGPVLANSGLQNLRFVTPVAGGDSIRVTLTAKKITPRETDEYGEVAWDAVLTNQNDEIVATYDVLTLVAK; encoded by the coding sequence ATGACAACCACCGCCACAGCTCCCCAGGCCACGGTCGACACCGTGGAGACAGTGCCCAGCTTCATCATGGACGGGTGGTGGACGCCCGACGACAGCTCCACAGGTTCCGCTGTCCCCGTCCGTGACGCGAGCACCGGGGAGATCCTGGCCAAGGTGAGCACCGAGGGGCTGGACCTGGGCGCCGTGGTTGAGTACGGCCGCGCCACCGGGCAGGCCGAACTCGGCCGGCTGACCTTCCACCAGCGCGCCCTCAAGCTCAAGGAGCTGGCGCAGTACCTGAATGCCCGGCGCGAACATTTCTACACCTTCTCGGCACAGACCGGCGCCACCAAAGTCGATTCCATGATCGACATCGACGGCGGCATCGGCGTCCTCTTCACGTTCGGCTCCAAGGGCCGGCGCGAGCTGCCCAACTCGCAGGTGGTGGTGGACGGGCCCATGGAGGTGCTGTCCAAGGATGGCTCCTTCGCCGGCGAGCACATCTACACCCGCATCCCGGGCGTGGCCGTCCAGATCAACGCCTTCAACTTCCCGGTCTGGGGCATGCTGGAGAAGTTCGCCCCCGCCTTCATCGCCGGTGTCCCCACCATCGTGAAGCCGGCAACCCCCACGGGATACGTGGCAGCGGCCGTGGTCAAGGCGATTGTCGAATCCAACATCCTGCCCAAGGGTTCGCTGCAGCTGATTTCCGGCTCGGTCCGCGGGCTGCTGGATGTGCTCGATTACCGCGACGTGGTGGCCTTCACCGGTTCCGCCTCCACCGCATTGTCCCTGAAATCCCACCCCAACGTGGTCCAGGGCGGCGTCCGCTTCACGTCCGAAACCGACTCGCTGAACGCCGCCATCCTCGGCCCGGACGCCGTGGAGGGCACGCCCGAATTCGACGCCTTCGTGAAGTCCGTGGTCACCGAAATGACGGCAAAGGCCGGTCAGAAGTGCACCGCCATCCGCCGCGCCATCGTGCCGCAGGAGTTGGTGCCCGCTGTCTCTGCCGCCATCGGCAAGCGCATTAACGAACGCATCGTCCTCGGCGACCCGCGGGCTGACGGCGTCACCATGGGTGCGCTCGCCTCCGTGGAGCAGCTGAATGACGTACGCGCGGCCGTGCAGTCCATGCTCGACGCCGGCGGTGAGCTTGCGTACGGAACTCTCGCTTCGCCATCGGTCACCTCTGCTGACGGGTCCACCGGCGTGGTTGACGGCGGCGCGTTCATGGCGCCCGTACTGCTGAACTGGCAGGACCCCGAGGCGGAGGAAGTCCACTCGCTGGAGGCGTTCGGTCCGGTTTCGTCGGTGATCGGCTACAAGGACATCCCCGACGCCGTCCGCCTCGCCGCCCGCGGCAACGGCTCCCTGGTGGCCTCGGTGTGCACCAATGATCCCGCCGTGGCCCGCGAACTCGTGACCGGAATTGCCGCCCATCACGGCCGCGTCCTGATGCTCAACCGCGAGGACGCCCGCAGCTCCACCGGCCACGGCTCGCCCGTGCCGCACCTGGTCCACGGCGGCCCCGGCCGCGCCGGCGGCGGTGAGGAACTGGGCGGCATCCGTTCGGTGATGCACCACATGCAGCGCACGGCCATCCAGGGCTCGCCCAACATGCTGACCGCTGTGACCGGCATCTGGCATACGGGAGCGGACCGCAACTTCACTGTCGAGACTGAGGGGACGCACCCGTTCCAGAAGTCTCTGAAGACACTGCGGGTTGGTGACGCCGTCCGGTCCGATCTGCGCCAGGTCACCCTGGAGGACATCACGGCCTTCGCCAATTCCACCGGGGACACGTTCTACGCCCACACCAACCAGGAAGCTGCCGAAGCCAACCCGTTCTTCCCGGGCATCGTGGCGCACGGTTACCTGCTGCTCAGCTGGGCTGCCGGCCTGTTCGTGGAGCCTGCGCCGGGTCCGGTCCTGGCCAACTCCGGGCTGCAAAACCTGCGCTTTGTCACTCCGGTGGCCGGGGGCGACTCCATCCGGGTGACCCTCACCGCCAAGAAGATCACCCCGCGCGAAACGGACGAGTACGGCGAGGTGGCCTGGGACGCGGTCCTGACCAACCAGAACGACGAGATCGTGGCCACGTACGACGTCCTCACCCTCGTAGCGAAGTAG
- the paaK gene encoding phenylacetate--CoA ligase PaaK, with translation MTLHAPETPTSASPAATTDAVLDREETMSRDELEALQLSRLQHTVAYAYDRVPLYKRKFDDAGVHPSDLRELSDLGNFPFTTKDDLRAEYPFGMFAVPQSEVARIHASSGTTGRPTVVGYTRQDLADWAKLVARSFRASGIRPGMKVHNAYGYGLFTGGLGAHAGAEALGCTVIPMSGGQTERQIQLIQDFKPDAILATPTYLLTIADAMAHMGIDPASTSLKFAVLGAEPWTQEMRHELEVTMDIKACDIYGLSEVMGPGVAGEAVETQDGSHIWEDHFRPEIIDPFNPLVGKENVLRDGEHGELVFTSLTKEALPIIRYRTKDLTRLLPGTARPAHRRMGRITGRSDDMIILRGVNLFPSQIEEIALRIPELSPHFQLELTRPEGQRMDQLTVRIERRDAVTVEQSTTAARTLKEQIKIHVGSSCAVDVVEPGSLERSNGKLRRIYDLRPKG, from the coding sequence ATGACCCTCCACGCCCCCGAAACCCCCACCTCCGCATCCCCTGCCGCCACAACAGATGCCGTGCTGGACCGTGAGGAAACCATGTCCCGCGACGAGCTCGAGGCCCTCCAGCTCAGCCGCCTGCAGCACACAGTGGCCTACGCCTACGACCGCGTGCCCTTGTACAAGCGCAAGTTCGACGACGCCGGCGTCCACCCCAGCGACCTGCGCGAACTCAGCGACCTGGGCAACTTCCCCTTCACCACCAAGGACGACCTGCGCGCCGAATACCCGTTCGGCATGTTCGCCGTTCCGCAGAGCGAAGTAGCCCGCATCCACGCCAGCTCGGGCACCACAGGCCGGCCCACCGTCGTCGGCTACACCAGGCAGGACCTGGCCGACTGGGCCAAACTCGTGGCCCGCAGCTTCCGCGCCTCCGGCATCCGCCCGGGGATGAAGGTCCACAATGCCTACGGCTACGGCCTGTTCACCGGGGGCCTCGGCGCGCACGCCGGCGCCGAAGCGCTCGGCTGCACGGTCATCCCGATGTCCGGCGGCCAGACCGAACGCCAGATCCAGCTGATCCAGGACTTCAAGCCGGACGCGATCCTGGCCACCCCCACCTACCTGCTGACCATCGCCGACGCCATGGCCCACATGGGCATCGACCCAGCCTCCACGTCGCTTAAGTTCGCCGTCCTGGGCGCCGAGCCGTGGACGCAGGAGATGCGGCACGAGCTCGAAGTCACCATGGACATCAAGGCCTGCGACATCTATGGACTCTCCGAGGTGATGGGCCCGGGCGTTGCCGGCGAGGCCGTGGAGACCCAGGACGGCAGCCACATCTGGGAAGACCACTTCCGCCCGGAAATCATCGACCCCTTCAACCCCCTCGTGGGCAAGGAAAACGTGCTGCGCGACGGCGAACACGGCGAACTCGTCTTCACTTCGCTCACCAAAGAAGCCCTGCCGATCATCCGCTACCGGACCAAGGACCTCACGCGGCTCCTGCCCGGCACGGCCCGCCCCGCACACCGCCGGATGGGACGCATCACCGGCCGCAGCGACGACATGATCATCCTGCGCGGCGTGAACCTGTTCCCGTCCCAGATCGAGGAAATCGCGCTCCGGATCCCCGAGCTCAGCCCGCACTTCCAGCTCGAACTCACCCGGCCTGAGGGTCAGCGCATGGATCAGCTGACCGTGCGCATCGAACGCCGGGACGCGGTGACCGTGGAGCAGAGCACGACGGCGGCACGCACCTTGAAGGAACAGATCAAGATCCACGTGGGTTCTTCCTGCGCCGTGGACGTGGTGGAGCCGGGATCGCTGGAGCGCTCGAACGGCAAGCTGCGCCGGATTTACGACCTGCGGCCGAAGGGGTAG
- a CDS encoding TetR/AcrR family transcriptional regulator — translation MSTTDAPIKRGRPGYDQQSVLRIAVDVFNRHGYDATSMGILADNLGISKSAIYHHVPSKGDLLKLALDHALGGLESILEEPQATSGAADARLEFVLRQTVAVLVERLPFVTLLLRLRGNTEIERDALERRRTFDHKVAGLISAARDEGSLRQDIDPRTVTRLLFGMINSIVEWYKPGGSLSPKRLADDVITMAFDGLHSQP, via the coding sequence ATGTCCACAACTGATGCACCCATAAAACGCGGCCGCCCCGGATACGACCAGCAGTCGGTGCTGCGCATCGCCGTGGACGTCTTTAACCGGCACGGTTACGACGCGACCTCCATGGGCATCCTGGCGGACAACCTGGGCATCTCGAAGTCGGCGATCTACCACCACGTGCCGTCCAAGGGTGACCTGCTCAAGCTCGCCCTGGACCATGCGCTCGGCGGGCTTGAGTCAATCCTGGAAGAGCCGCAGGCCACGTCCGGCGCAGCAGATGCCCGGCTGGAATTTGTCCTCCGGCAAACGGTGGCAGTACTCGTGGAGCGGCTGCCGTTCGTCACGCTGCTCCTGCGGCTCCGCGGGAACACCGAGATTGAACGCGATGCACTCGAGAGGCGCCGCACCTTCGACCACAAGGTGGCCGGACTGATCTCAGCTGCCCGGGACGAAGGGTCGCTGCGCCAGGACATCGACCCCCGGACGGTCACCCGGCTACTCTTCGGCATGATCAACTCGATCGTGGAATGGTACAAACCGGGCGGCTCCCTCTCACCGAAGCGGCTTGCCGACGACGTCATCACCATGGCGTTCGACGGGCTCCATTCGCAGCCTTAA
- a CDS encoding hotdog fold thioesterase, whose amino-acid sequence MAETTVSGAIHPILENDYASEWMGIEVLAISDGHATIRMTLRQEMLNGFGMAHGGMIFAFADSAFALACNPANPAPGEENNITVAAGVDINFLKPAYRGQVITAVADRRSSAGRSGLYDIQIFAADAGAQLDPEKPGELIAEFRGRSRTIPKK is encoded by the coding sequence ATGGCTGAAACAACAGTTTCCGGGGCTATCCACCCCATCCTGGAGAACGACTACGCCTCTGAGTGGATGGGAATCGAGGTCCTCGCCATCAGCGACGGGCACGCCACTATCCGGATGACACTCCGCCAGGAGATGCTCAACGGCTTCGGCATGGCCCACGGCGGAATGATCTTCGCCTTCGCTGACTCCGCTTTCGCCCTGGCCTGCAACCCCGCCAACCCGGCACCGGGCGAGGAGAACAACATCACCGTAGCCGCCGGCGTGGACATCAACTTCCTCAAGCCGGCCTACCGCGGGCAGGTGATCACCGCCGTCGCCGACCGCCGCTCCAGCGCAGGCCGCAGCGGGCTGTACGACATCCAGATCTTCGCTGCCGACGCCGGCGCCCAGCTCGATCCCGAAAAGCCAGGTGAGCTCATCGCCGAGTTCCGCGGCCGCAGCCGGACCATCCCCAAGAAGTAG
- a CDS encoding PaaI family thioesterase, which produces MGAPSPKDPAENQHELWKITLGELDEKMGVKILEESVERVVATMPVEGNRQSFGLLHGGASLAVGEAVGSWAAVIHASTMGKTAVGVDVSATHHRSAREGQVTITATPIHLGGTLTTHEVVITNEAGQRLCTLRITNLLMRRHKQPVALSDNVVIPDS; this is translated from the coding sequence ATGGGCGCCCCATCACCGAAGGATCCTGCGGAGAACCAGCACGAACTCTGGAAGATCACCCTCGGCGAGCTGGACGAGAAGATGGGCGTGAAGATCCTGGAGGAATCCGTGGAGCGGGTGGTGGCCACCATGCCCGTGGAGGGGAACAGGCAGTCCTTCGGGTTGCTGCACGGCGGTGCGTCGCTGGCGGTGGGCGAGGCCGTGGGGTCCTGGGCAGCGGTGATCCACGCCAGCACCATGGGCAAGACGGCGGTGGGTGTGGACGTTTCGGCCACCCACCACCGGTCGGCGCGCGAGGGGCAGGTAACCATCACGGCCACCCCCATTCACCTCGGCGGCACGCTCACCACGCACGAGGTGGTCATCACCAACGAGGCCGGCCAGCGGCTCTGCACCCTGCGCATCACCAATTTGCTGATGAGGCGCCACAAACAGCCCGTTGCCCTATCGGATAACGTCGTCATTCCCGACTCTTAG